TCGTGTCATCATGCTTTTTCTCCTTTCTTTTGTCCGGTTTGATCTTCTTCGCCCGGAGTTTCGTGAGGTTCCGGGCGCACTTTTCCCTTGTTCGGATCCAGCCTGCGCTCAAAATAGCTGAAAAAGCGTCCTTTTCTGAGTTCCTCGAGGTCCCCCCGCTGCAGGGCGCCGAGGATTTCTTCGTGTTCCGCCACCAGGGCCTCCATGTCCGACTCCGTGGCGAGGTCACGGAGAAGGGCGTGCTGGATCTGGTGGTATACCGTTCTGAGGAGCCGCAGGGTCCATTCCCTGCCGGCGAGGGCCGCCAGGGAGAGGTGAAATTCCATATCCAGCCCGCTGAATTCGAGGAGAATTTCCTCGCGGGAGTCACCGGAAGAGCCGAGGAGCCTCATCCGGGAGAGGATTTTCTTCAGGGCTCCCTGCTGTTCTCCGGTAAAGGTACCCCTGCGGATGATCTCCCGGAAGAGAATCTCCTCGAGGGCGTAGCGGATATCGTACAGTTCTTCGATTTCCCCCGGGGAAAAGGCCACCACGAGGGACCCCTTCTGGGGGATGGAGCGGAGGAGTCCCAGCCCT
The sequence above is drawn from the Aminivibrio sp. genome and encodes:
- a CDS encoding GntR family transcriptional regulator, with amino-acid sequence MAPANPFRPKTLAEEVASYVRKELLLSDTYPPGSFIREEELASKLGISRAPVREGLKMLEGLGLLRSIPQKGSLVVAFSPGEIEELYDIRYALEEILFREIIRRGTFTGEQQGALKKILSRMRLLGSSGDSREEILLEFSGLDMEFHLSLAALAGREWTLRLLRTVYHQIQHALLRDLATESDMEALVAEHEEILGALQRGDLEELRKGRFFSYFERRLDPNKGKVRPEPHETPGEEDQTGQKKGEKA